CTGAATACAGTACAAAAGCTTTAAAATATTTCTAAAGAATCTCAACAACTCCAACTCTATTTTTTAAGAAGACCCCTCCATAGAACCCGAGGCTAAATACCCGAAGCTAAATACTTTGTTAATTAAAGACTTTGCCTAATTTTCCTCATCTAATTGAATGATGTAAATACTCTACTCTACAATTAAAAAGATGTTGCCACTTTTTACCCCGTACCCACCATCTATCCATGAACAGGCCACAAATGTATATAACATAGTGCCCGCTATTGAATCCTCTCCCATCTATTTTCAGAAAGGAAAGGTTAATGGAATTCCACATATGAATTATCAGTAAAGAAAGACAGTCTGTTGCCATCAGAACAGAAAAGAGGAGGAGACTCTGAGCCCAATCAAATAAAGACAACGACCTTCTATCATCACATCCATCTTAACTAAGAAACCAGaagaataatttcttttaattgcaGTAAAAGCTCAAAGAAGACATTTCTGTCGATCACAGCAAACTCAAAGAAGATCCATTGCATGATGATTGACCACACATACAGAGGCCAAGAAGAGCCCTCCTTAACGAATAACTTAAAACAGGTTTCACTGTGGGCTGAAATCCCTCTGCAACACCCATCAACAAATCCAAAAACTAGAACCAAAATCAAATAAACCCAAATACAATAGACAAGAAGAGCCCAAATGCAGAAAAGGTAGTAGCTTTTATTGTTTGAGATCCACTGCTCTTGACTGACGGTGGAGGTGAGAGCAGAGGAAAGACAGACAAAGGTGGACCAGAAAATGGCGGTGGGGGAGGATGCCTCAAACTGGGCGGAAGCCCTTCCCCAACACTCACATTCGCCTCAAACCTCAGCCCTGCTAGACATTCAATCCCATCATCCGCACTGGAATAGAAATAGTTCATCCCCGGTAcagtcaaaggaatagaaaccgTGGCATTGGTGTTCGGCTTGTTGAGATCCTCTTCCAAATACATAGAAGTATCATCATTAGTCTCAGTGTCGTCATAATTACAGCTATCATAAGTCGATGCGTTGTATGTCCGTACAACAGAATGGTTGTAGTTGGTGTTGAAGACTGCAAACAGATCAAACAAATTTAGGCTGTGAAATCAACAGAGGGAATGAAAATTGGTGAAAATTGATGGCTTACTCAAGTAGTCGCCGAGGCTAAAAGTCTGGTTTTTGGCCCACTTGCTGTAATCAGCTGCAGTTGAGTTGCTCTGATCGTCATATGACCAACCGGCAGCGCCCCCTACTGTGAGATTTTGATAGGCCTCTGCAATGTAACACATAAAAATGAAAACAACCCCTGCAGCAGCCCATAATCCACTGCCCATTCCCATAAATCTAGATTTCAACGCCTCTGATTTGACAGACTGATAAACTGCTAATGTTTTTTCATTGGAAATGGTTCATCATATGAATGAAAGATACCTAACTGTGCTATAACCAAATATACCTTACCTAAAAGAACTTATGACTTCTCTTTCAAAATACATACAAAGTCTCCCCCACTTCACCATTGTTAACATGTTAACTTCATAAATACCCACTGACACGTAGGCATATAGTAATGGTAGTTCCTTTTTTTTATAGGGCTCACTATTTCCATGGCTACTATTCTGCAGCCGACACTACCCACCACTTGGATTTTAGTTTTTACCAGACAATTCTGCTATTGCCAATCAAGACTCTGATATTTTATGAGTTATTTTATTACATTCCATTAATTTGTCCCTGAAAACTTATTTGGCCTGGGTGTTCTAAGTAGAGTTGGCTGTTCAAAAGTCAACAAGTATAATTAAACAAGGGATTTTATAGTTTAGGGTTTTAACATTTAAGTCTGCATGGGGTTTGATGTTCTTGGAATTCAAATCCCACAGTGGGAATTGAGTAACTTTACAAGGAGGGTAACTTTCACCCATTGGCTTGCATGTGAATTTGTgtagtttaattttatttaagttTAAATTAATCTTTGAAAGTATTCAACACATTCTAGCAAAGATTACAGATACAGAGAGAGCGAACCAGAAACTCCATACAAAAAACTCTCATAATATTCATCTGCAACTTAGACGGCACAAGCAAAAGTAAAGAGCACAGAAAATTACCTTTATATGGACACATTAATTAATACTCATGTATCATTGGGTTATGTTTGTTTTGTATTAGTTGTTCCAATGAAGACAAGTTAGAAGATTACATCTTATTATTCTTTTAATTTATAATGATTGTAAGTTTTATTCTTTTAATTTATAATGATTGTAAGTTTTATTGAATAAAGTGTTTATATATTTGTAACAAATTGTACATCTAtcctaatttttatttaattttatatttattttgagagaatatctaaatataattataaaaattgggaaatagtttaattttttgtatACATTCTCGCATGTAAGATTTGATAGAGAGATAGTCACCTAAGATCAACAAAGCTAAAAACAAGAATAAAGAATAAGAAGATCAATTTATGAAAAAAATAATGTTATTATATTAAAAAACACGtataaaagaaatgataaataatgagcTACATGTGGGTATTCGTAGGATACACCTCTAAGACGGATACTTTACTCTTTTGGCTTGATATTTGAAAATCTTCATTCATCTTTtagcttctcctttttcttctccaTATGCTCTTATTTTGTTTGGATAGGTTATCCATGTGCTTCCAGTATGtcatattttttttttgctttaggGTCTTTTGGGAGTTTAAGGAGAgttgttgcataagaatatattAGCTCATCGCTACCTTCATATGGAAGTTGTGAAATCTAGGATACTCATGGTTCAACCACTTTCATGATGGTATAATCCTTACCTACTAGGCACACaatatcattaatatatttttgGAGCATATCGCGGGCTCTTTATTAAGAATAAGTTATTGTAGGGCTTTGAAGAAACCGCAATAGATTGCactaaaatatgtgacacacttaCAATGTTTCATATAGTTTTGGATTTGTCTTGCAACCAGTTAGTTTGCTTCCCAAATTTTTCTCACAAAAGTCGACAATTTATTCATGAAGTGGAAGGTTATACAAATAACTAGTGTTCCATACTTGAACTAGTAATGGGTATTCTTCATTTGTTGAATATTCTCAAGAAGCTATTCCATAAGACCTCATAGAGATCTATCTCTTTCACTTCTATTGCCATATGATGTGCAATGTATGTTGAAGTATCTATAGTAGAGTCTTAGCAGTTTGTGTAGTACACCTTGTATGTAATCCACATTGTTGCATAGGTCACATTGCTCAATATGTGGTTTTCGTTACATCTAGACTCCTTCATATGTAGCCTAGTCAATTGGTTGATAGTCATTATTATAGATATCTTTGAGGAATTTCTCCACATGCACTTAAtcttattattgcttgaattaccTCTATTGTAATGCAATAGGATTTATGAAGGTATGAATACTCATCATGAattcttctaaaaattattttgttcCACCCCTCTTCTTTTGTGAAATTTGTGAAAATCCTTCTATACATCTAATATATGTTTCCTTATTTGTTGGTATTGCAGAAGATACTTTATTTTTCCTGGTTGAAGGAGAGTTTATTTGAGTGGTTCAAATCCCATGTGATTAATCTTTGTGTGTGGCCCATAGAAATATTTGCACATATCCTTTGTGTATATGACATCCACGTGCACAATTAAGAAGGCCTCATCAAGATCTACCTCCATAGCTtaataagaaaaaaaattgtatttgggCTTGACCTTCTAGGAGATAACAATGAAAAACAATTTGATCACTTTTATAGAATGTAAGTTAATAACTAGATCACAAAAGTAAGAGCAAGGGTTTCAGAGTAGCAAGTTTGAGATGTGGGACAGAGAAAGATAGCAAAATGTAAAAGCACAAGTGAGGAATGACAAGATGTTGTGTAGGTTTTATAGAGCTAATGGGGGGAATATTATTGATGACAATAGCTACTTTTGGCTTCCCATGCTTTTCAAGTCATTGGGTTTCTACAACTTATTTTTGGTGGGTTATTTCTATTTTACACAGAAAACATGTGATACATATTATACATTTAGTATAGTGTGGTATGCATTAAAATTTAGTCTAAATAAAATAAGAATCTTTCTAATAACTTAAGTTCTAATCAATTTGTAATCTATTGCACCCTACTAAATAATAAATCATTCAAGAACAAGCAATACAAAGAAGGATAAAGATAATGTTTAGCGATCAACCAATTATATTAGACAAGAGAAACTAAATCCAAGAGACTATTAATCCATTTAAATTTAACAAAGATGAAGGACATTATAGCTCATTATAATCCAAACTTAGAAATACACACTTAGTTTGAATCAAATatccaaattcaaaaatttagTGTAATGATTCCTATCTTACAAATAAtccatataaaattatatattatttatatatatttatttaattaaaaaattgacTATGAAAAAACTATACATATGTCCATTGAACCTAtggataaaataaaaaatgtttaagTTTTTACTCAATTGCTAACTATTGAACTCCCCTAGTATTTTTAGAAAGGACAGATGACTTCAATTCCACTTATgaattatcattaaaaaaaaaaggcaGCGTGCTGCCATTAGAAAAGAGAAGAGGAGATCAAAAAGAGAAGAGGAGATCAAAAAGAGAAGAGGAGATCAAGCCCTCTCAAATAAAGACATCATATCCATCTCAACTAAGACAACAGAAGAATTTATTTCTTTCAATTGCAATGTAACCTCAAAGAAGACATTTCTTTTGAACACAGTGAAACTCAAAAGAAACTCCATTGAATGATGATTGACCACACATAGAGGCCAAGAAAAGCCCTCCTGAACAAAAGTAACTTAAAAAAACAGCTTTCAATTTGGGCTGAATGAAATCCCTCTTCAACACCCATCAACAAATCCAAAAACTAGAACCAAAACTAAATAAACCCAAATACAATGGACAACAACAGCCCAAATGCAGACAAGGTAGCAGCTTTTATAACTATTTGAGACCCACTACTCTTgtctggaggtggaggtggaggtggaggtgagaCAGGACCAATTGCAGGCGCAGGTATGTCAGAAAATGGCGGTGGTGGAGGATGCCTCAAACTGGGTGGAAGCCCCTCCCCAACACTCACATTTGCCTCAAATCTCAACCCTGCCATACACTCAATCCCATTTTGCTCACCGGAGAAAAAATAGTTCATCCCCGGTATAGTCAAAGGAACAGAAACCGTGACATTGGTGTTCGGCTTGCTGGGATCCATTCCCAAAACCATTTGAGTATCGTCATCCTCAGAGTCGTAATAATCACAGCTAACATAAGTCGATGCGTTGTATGTCTGTACAACACTATGGTTGAAGTTGGTGTTGAAGACTGCAAACAGATCAAACAAATTTAGGCTCTGAAAttaacaaatgaaatgaaaatgggtGAAGATTGATCACTTACTCAAGTAGTCGCCGAGGCTAAAACTCTGGTTTTTTGCCCACTTGCTGTAATCAGCTGCTGTTGAGTTAGTCTGATCATCATATGACCAACCGGCGGCGCCGCCAACTGTGAGATTTTGATAGGCCTCTGCTCCACCTGCAATGCAACACATGAAAACAAGCCCTGCAACAGCCCAGAACCCATTGCCCATTTCCATAACTCCAGATCTCAATGCTTGTGATTTGACAGCCTGATAAGCTGTTAATGACATTTCATTGGAAATGGAAATGGGTGTTTTTTTAATAATCTATGATATCAGCCCATTTACTTTTGGTTTTAGAACTCAGGAGGCATCTAACTGAGTTACCAATAGATTTTAAGATTTGAACTCTTGATTTCTTTTCCAGAATATAAATTCTCCGTTTCATTGTAAACATGCTCACTTCATACCTGCTCTCTGACGCCAAGGCATATTTTAATGGTAGTTCCATATTTTTTTATAGGTCTTTGACTCTGTCTTCACTATTTTTGATGGCTAGTATTCTGCAACCGACACTGAAAACCAATTGGATTTTAGTTGAACCAGACAATTTGGTGATGCTAATCAAGACGCTCTGCTATTTTATGAACTATTTTATTAGCTGAAAACTTATCTGGCCCGAGTGTTCTAAGTGGAGTTTGGCTGTTCAAAAAAGTCAACAAGTATAATTAAACAAGGGATTTTatgggttagggtttgcatggggttTGATGTTCTTGAATTCCAATCCCACATCACATGGGAATTAAACTTTACAAGGAGACTAACTTTACCAATTGGCTTGCATGTGAATTGCATGTGAATTTTTGtagttcaatatttttttaagtttaaattgatctttgaaattcttttcatTGATCTATAGTGTTTTCGAATTAGATTGTGTAAGAATTttagcatcaacgtttcagatcacactccctGATCCATCATCACGATGAAATAGAGAGCTGCACAAGAGAAAAAATAAGGTAATTTATAATGTGTTTGTTGTTAAAAGACTGAACATGATTCTTCTTCTCATTTATAGATGTTTAGAAGTTTTATTGAATAAATTGtatatctatgttaattttatatttattttgagagaatatttaaatattattatacattgataaatgatttttatttatttttaatcttttatcTATTATTATTTGTATACATTTTTATATGTAAGATTTTCTAGAAAAATAGTCACCCAAAATCAAGAGAGCTGAAAACAAACACAAAGAATTAGATTGTCATTATATTTAAAAACGCGTGTTTAAAAGAGATGATCAACAATGAGCTACAAGTGGGTATTTATAAGATACACCATTAAGATATGTGAATATATAATGAATGTAGGTTAAGGAGATGAAGTCGCATTTGTGGGCAATATCTCCACCAAATAAGGTTGTATAAGTCACATGTGGAACCTACCCAAATAAATGCCTATCTAGGCAAGCATATCCTATCATGGGTAAATGTGCAATAAAAGTGTtggtttaaattaattttatttatctcCTAGGATATGGTTACActtcacttaagcttacttaggcaaTTGCATAGGGGTagttggagcatttccactttaggtggacttatcCTTTCCTACGATGCATAGTTATTGTGTTGGGTGGTTGAGTTCTAACTAACTTCTACCTACCCTTCcatttcattgagccacatgtcattagtGGTTGAGTTCTAACtaactcctacctacccttacatctcattgagccacatgtcattgtTGTGTGCTCTTATTTTcttttgccttgcctatataaccaGGCTTATGTACATTGTTTAATCATCCAACTATTTGCATCTTGATgggaatatagtttgttcttgtcacatattatccatcatattcttgtgCTTTCAattacctctagatcttgggtggctaccttcatagccattTTTTTACAAAAAGAAATAAACTAAACACAAGAAAATTAATATTCACAATTGTCATAAGTGTGGCTAAGGTGGATAGAAAAGTAAATATAGATAAATGGCTCCCAAGAAATGTATAGTCATGTTAGGTACACATGTGTAAAATGATCtcataaataaaatggaaaaagaaaacccATAGAACATAAGTTCCTCTAAGAGACAATGAAGAGAAAATGTCTAGGTGACCTCCCTAAAAGAAGTGAGAAAGTTAAAACTCCCTATAAGAGAAAAAATCCCTCCCaaaatagaaagaagaagagagaatGTGCAACCCACCTCAAGTAGCCTCATGTGTCAATAATAGATGCTTGATGCTAAATTCTAAAGATGGTATAAGATCTTCAAATAATATTTCTTCCCTtatgaagaaataaagaaaaaaGGTGTATGCAAGATATCTTTCCATTCTTAAAAGGAAcaagaaagaagaaatattatAATGTAAGATTTCTTTGGAAGCTAATCAGATGTGAATATGTTGATGGTGAGAGGTGCCACACTCAAATCAAGTTCTAggcttaattaaataaagtgacaaTCCATAACCTCATAGAAAAAATGTACAATAAAATCCAAACATGAAGATGACTTTTTTTGGATGTTATTCAATGATCTCTAAGCCAATATGAAACTATGACAAATGTTGATAGGATGAATTAGGTGTCATGTAATATTCAAGTACATTAAGAATAGATGTGTGGTTCTCACAATAGGtaacaaaactaaactactgagAATTTATTACTCCTATAGAAGATTTCAAAATGAATGATAAatcttgtgtcgacttgaatttcatcctcaaaatgctacctgcaacatgttagtttcacaaaatacaaaggaaatgctacaggaaattcaaactcaaccaacgaaactacatgaaatacatattaattCAAAATACttttattaccttcatgatttatgtctcattgtgtcctaactccactgttcctggttgcagatggtgtgctctcagacaagcattgatagcttccaagatggcatatgaagaatggattgataattgatagttcactaatactatgatatgcaatgctaaatgactatgctaaatgattatgctaaaatgctaattgtttcaagattaaaactcacagatgcataagttttcacaaatgattagcctacaaattcacttgaagtctaactctctctcaactcaaactcatgattttatagaccttgagaggataagatgatgtggcctggatcaacggtcatgatcagatctacagatttggatggttgtgagcaaagatgaaggttgagagaaagggggaaggaaaagacaagtgtcactcatctcaccttgactgggttgctgactgagggaatataGGGATggctggagaagatttaggcatgagaggacaagtggactcaagtccttcctaagatgtagggatgttggagagaatatagaagaaggttatgaaatatgtgtacgtacacaatatttcattaagttttgaagttgaagataagtgatgaattaatatttaagaaatattattttccttagccacatgatggatgagttggcaaagggaagatgaagtggagatggaaggtgagttggaaaacagattaaataatttaagaaaacatttaatattagagactataggataggagaataatcattaaatattagatatttaaatgattggaggaaataattaaatattagatatttaattaattgattagaagaataattaaatattagatatttaattgattagaggaataagatagatgaattaattaataaaatattttaattaaattaattaatagaaaagacatgaaatgaattaaataaattaatcttttcaaattaactatataatagaagaataattattaaataaatataaaatatttatttaaccgctcatagccatttttatgtgtatacattttgcccctctttgaaatgatgtcaagacaacattgtttcaaagattaaatcaagtcttgatagtgtgcctgatggagataaaaatcctgattgtgtgccccctcaggagattgatcgtgaaattgttgaaaattttagtttgaatgattgatctcatgatgaTTGAAACGTtccatcaattaaattcatttgtaaaaacaaattaaatttccccattgaaaagcattaattactctttcaaatattaattataaaattaaccaaggttaattttaatttcattttcatccttgtcagcttgtgaagaaaattgtcttggtgaggtggtaAAATGGTGATTCctttggagaaccatcgatttgagtgtgtTCGACGATATCAGCGACCTCCTGAGCATGGGTTTCTGGTATGTATGTTatcccaagctttgttttcaacttgtaatacaattttttatgttttttggcgcgtttttggattttttaatgttttttgcgaatttcggtatttggttagcacttttgcatttagGTTTAACGCATTTGCATTTAGGTTTAGCGCATTTGCCAATGTTAGCGCATGTGTTCATTTTGGTAGCGCATTTGCTTAGGTTAGCGCTTATGCATTGTATGTTTGCGCTTTTGCAGCTAAAGTTAGCGCATTTGGTTTGTTTCGTGCATATGTTCATAGGGTTATCGCTTTTGTTAAAACAATTAGCGCATATGCTTTGGTTAGCACCTGCATTCAATATGATAgtgcttttgttaaaaaggttagGGCATATGCTCTaggtgaatgtttttgatagatttcatagccaaaaatcactttgttgattagatttaGGTGTGTCTGATGCACAATTATGATGAATAGGtacgtgattgattgattgatgttgtttgatagatcgatttgatttattttgatagattatctctaagaaaccaatttagtttttgatgaagagcatagcagagttttgattgaactcggtgatagatagaaaaccatgattgataggtttaaaatgatttgattttattagattgatatgatagattagtgatctcttggatttgatagatagatgagtgatgattgatcgaattctcttggtaaataggagaagcgtgatgttctccagtgtcgggagaaattctcgGCGATGCGGCACTTAGTGCCAGACCTTACACAgacagaggtgagacatatagatgcttgtggaTTACATCATCTGTTATACATGCCTggtattacccataataggggtttgttgacaacattagccgagagatgacatagcgagcataacactttccacctacccatgGGTGAAATTAGTGTTACccttgaggatgtgtataggattcttcatatcctagtgactggcgagctagttcagtatgattttcaggatcgtgtaGGGACATAGGCTTGCAGAGCCGTATTTGGCGATGAGAGCATCTCgagaggagagatccaatgggaggatatgattatgtattacaagactctccttgtgattcttgtaggtttgattgggggatttatttgtccagataggagatctcgaggtttttctgttggttggggtgagattcttcaaagCATGATGTAGCATCGGActcgatatgcgtggggtgtttgtatgctttctcatttgtatcatgatcttcatcaggttgtttatgATGAGCGTGCTAGTCTATCGACAGGATGtacacttttgcagatctggtgttgAGAGCACATTGCTATCactcgacctatccatcatagagttcatggagagaagcagccatatgtttatctgtatgcaagcatccttactcagcataagctgggtaagatgaagtattggcgttgggttcttgattcctTGGATAgtgttacttggagaccatatgttgattgtgagtcgtggatggatgatgcacgaacattaccatttattatgcaaagtagatatcttattggtcagaCTCCATACATTTTTGAGAGACAGTTGATGAATCGCATTCTTAAACAGTtcggtatcattcagcctatgcctactggtgtcatgatATATGCTCGGTGGTATAGAGATAGGAGAGAtcggggaccttctttgtcatttgagattgctcatgcaaaGTTTCTTGCTACTCCTAGGGTgccttatgatatgagattgcacattcttgatcctggggttactgtagATTATGTTCAGTACATACTGGCacatccatttcctcatattactgatccaGTAGACCCTCCttccagctcaggagatgaggatgacaattcagatgatccagtttttAGGAGACGAAGACGAAGATGAGAGCTCAAAGATGCTTAGGAAGtcaggggaggtggagatgagggtggagatggtggtggtggtggtaggagacccagACGGAGaagaggtcgattgagagtctgtggaggacccatttggaccagttggtagg
The nucleotide sequence above comes from Cryptomeria japonica chromosome 11, Sugi_1.0, whole genome shotgun sequence. Encoded proteins:
- the LOC131049047 gene encoding early nodulin-like protein 18: MGMGSGLWAAAGVVFIFMCYIAEAYQNLTVGGAAGWSYDDQSNSTAADYSKWAKNQTFSLGDYLIFNTNYNHSVVRTYNASTYDSCNYDDTETNDDTSMYLEEDLNKPNTNATVSIPLTVPGMNYFYSSADDGIECLAGLRFEANVSVGEGLPPSLRHPPPPPFSGPPLSVFPLLSPPPSVKSSGSQTIKATTFSAFGLFLSIVFGFI
- the LOC131049043 gene encoding early nodulin-like protein 18, with amino-acid sequence MSLTAYQAVKSQALRSGVMEMGNGFWAVAGLVFMCCIAGGAEAYQNLTVGGAAGWSYDDQTNSTAADYSKWAKNQSFSLGDYLIFNTNFNHSVVQTYNASTYVSCDYYDSEDDDTQMVLGMDPSKPNTNVTVSVPLTIPGMNYFFSGEQNGIECMAGLRFEANVSVGEGLPPSLRHPPPPPFSDIPAPAIGPVSPPPPPPPPDKSSGSQIVIKAATLSAFGLLLSIVFGFI